The following are encoded together in the Falsiruegeria litorea R37 genome:
- the yaaA gene encoding peroxide stress protein YaaA, which yields MLVVISPAKRLDWAERDVTATEPAFQDDAIRLAKTARNLTLGDLQKLMDISPDLARLNRDRFRSFVEEPDGDVTRPAALAFAGDTYQGLEAASLDAEELAWAQDHLRILSGLYGVLRPLDRIQAYRLEMGSKLKTRRGKSLYDYWRDQLSKALNVQGEAVGSDVLVNCASQEYFGAVAPKALNLRVVTPVFMEDKAGAPKIVSFFAKKARGAMARYIIQHRLTDPEGILEFDTGGYAYRADLSTPEKPVFVRPYQS from the coding sequence ATGCTTGTGGTGATTTCCCCGGCCAAACGGCTGGATTGGGCGGAACGTGATGTGACGGCGACCGAGCCCGCGTTTCAGGATGACGCGATCCGGTTGGCCAAGACAGCGCGCAATCTGACCTTGGGCGATCTGCAGAAACTGATGGATATCAGCCCCGATCTGGCGCGTCTGAACCGGGATCGGTTCAGGTCTTTTGTCGAAGAACCCGATGGCGATGTAACCCGCCCTGCCGCGCTGGCTTTTGCCGGTGACACGTATCAGGGGCTCGAAGCCGCGTCGCTCGATGCCGAGGAACTGGCCTGGGCACAGGATCATCTGCGCATTCTGTCCGGGCTTTATGGTGTGTTGCGCCCTCTGGACCGCATCCAGGCCTATCGGCTTGAGATGGGCAGCAAGTTGAAAACCCGGCGGGGCAAATCGCTGTATGACTATTGGCGCGATCAGCTGAGCAAGGCGCTGAATGTTCAGGGCGAAGCCGTGGGATCAGATGTTCTGGTGAACTGCGCCAGCCAGGAATACTTTGGTGCCGTGGCCCCCAAGGCGCTGAACCTGCGGGTGGTTACGCCTGTGTTCATGGAAGACAAGGCAGGCGCGCCCAAGATCGTCAGCTTCTTTGCCAAGAAAGCGCGCGGAGCGATGGCGCGCTACATCATCCAGCACCGATTGACCGATCCCGAAGGTATCTTGGAATTCGATACCGGCGGGTATGCCTATCGCGCTGACCTGTCCACGCCGGAAAAGCCAGTATTTGTCCGCCCCTATCAGTCCTGA
- a CDS encoding response regulator: MSLVNKLAEERRARLAAERLLELKQAELSAANRKLGRHALALTRKIGEKQAEVATVRDENEKVKSDLTVANAKIEIAERRLWHSIQTIQDGFAFFDADSNLIGANTAYLNAFDGLEEVAPGISYMRILQLFTDEGLVNTESLAPDEWRHMMTERWMAPNPEPVVMRMWNDQYIKLIDQRGHGGDVVSLALNITSTVHYESELRAARERAEAANRAKSAFLANMSHEIRTPMNGVVGMAELLTDTALDEEQRLYANTIKNSGEALLVIINDVLDYSKIEADKLILHPEPFDLERCIHEIAMLLQPTVRDKGLTLLVDYDLFLPTLFIGDPGRVRQVLTNLVGNAIKFTSKGHVLIRVTGVPDPVSQKCAIHVAIEDTGIGIPADKIDHIFGEFNQVEDERNRKFEGTGLGLAISRRLVELMEGSVWVESEEGIGSCFGFRVTMDMAEGPQPAPPNFLGEIHHVMIVDDLSVNRAILQKQLAQLGVSVTSCSSGKEALDCIDKSVDLVLSDHNMPDLDGLELVDALHERGWGGVPFVLLSSNPSVAQADPASKLLQGILQKPIPRAELFSRLSNLGAKTPKPSDAAEAGPSAPEAQDDAQISPQSDKRRMRILAAEDNRTNQLVFRKMVKELDIELKFANNGLEAVEAFGSFEPDLIFMDISMPKMDGKEATGEIRKLENGAAHHVPIVALTAHAMDGDSEGILAAGLDFYMTKPLRKGLIHERIAEHQPADALPVNKSDADQD, encoded by the coding sequence ATGAGCCTTGTCAACAAATTGGCCGAGGAACGGCGTGCGCGTCTGGCTGCCGAGCGCCTGCTTGAGCTGAAACAAGCCGAGCTGAGCGCGGCCAATCGCAAGCTGGGACGCCATGCCTTGGCCCTGACACGCAAGATTGGCGAAAAGCAGGCCGAGGTTGCGACTGTCCGGGACGAAAACGAAAAGGTCAAATCCGACCTGACGGTCGCCAACGCCAAAATCGAGATTGCCGAGCGTCGCCTGTGGCATTCGATTCAGACCATTCAGGATGGGTTTGCGTTTTTTGACGCCGACAGCAATCTGATCGGTGCCAACACCGCTTATCTGAACGCTTTTGACGGCCTCGAAGAGGTCGCTCCGGGCATCTCGTACATGCGGATTTTGCAACTGTTCACAGATGAGGGGTTGGTCAACACCGAAAGCCTGGCGCCAGACGAATGGCGCCACATGATGACTGAACGTTGGATGGCCCCCAACCCTGAACCTGTCGTCATGCGAATGTGGAACGATCAATATATCAAGTTGATCGATCAGCGTGGCCACGGCGGTGACGTGGTGAGTCTGGCGCTGAACATCACCTCGACCGTACATTACGAGTCCGAATTGCGGGCGGCGCGGGAACGCGCAGAAGCAGCAAACCGCGCCAAATCGGCCTTTTTGGCGAACATGAGTCATGAAATCCGCACCCCGATGAATGGGGTTGTCGGCATGGCGGAGCTGCTGACCGATACAGCGCTGGACGAGGAACAGAGGCTATACGCCAACACGATCAAGAACTCGGGTGAGGCGCTGCTGGTCATCATCAACGACGTTCTGGATTATTCAAAGATCGAAGCCGACAAGTTGATCCTGCACCCCGAGCCCTTTGATTTGGAGCGTTGCATTCACGAGATCGCAATGCTGTTGCAGCCGACAGTGCGGGACAAGGGGCTAACGCTGTTGGTTGATTATGACCTGTTTCTGCCAACCCTGTTCATTGGCGACCCGGGGCGCGTGCGCCAGGTACTGACCAATTTGGTGGGCAACGCGATCAAATTTACGTCCAAGGGGCATGTATTGATCCGTGTCACAGGTGTACCCGACCCCGTTTCGCAAAAATGCGCGATCCATGTCGCAATCGAAGACACCGGCATCGGGATCCCCGCTGACAAAATCGACCACATCTTTGGTGAATTCAATCAGGTTGAGGACGAGCGCAACCGCAAGTTCGAAGGCACCGGATTGGGCCTGGCAATCTCGCGCCGATTGGTTGAGCTGATGGAGGGATCGGTCTGGGTTGAGAGCGAAGAGGGTATTGGGTCTTGTTTCGGGTTCCGTGTAACGATGGATATGGCCGAAGGACCGCAACCGGCACCGCCAAATTTCCTGGGTGAAATCCATCATGTGATGATCGTCGACGATCTGTCCGTGAACCGTGCAATCCTGCAAAAACAACTTGCCCAACTGGGAGTCAGCGTCACCTCTTGTTCCTCGGGCAAAGAGGCTTTGGATTGCATCGACAAAAGCGTCGACCTGGTGCTCAGCGATCACAACATGCCCGATCTGGACGGGTTGGAGTTGGTCGACGCCCTGCATGAGCGCGGTTGGGGCGGCGTACCATTTGTACTGCTGTCGTCCAATCCCAGCGTTGCGCAAGCGGACCCGGCGAGCAAGCTGCTGCAAGGTATCTTGCAAAAACCCATTCCCCGGGCCGAGTTGTTCTCGCGCCTGTCAAACCTGGGGGCCAAGACACCCAAGCCGTCCGATGCTGCCGAAGCAGGCCCGTCTGCCCCTGAGGCGCAGGATGATGCACAAATTTCGCCGCAATCAGACAAGCGCCGGATGCGAATCCTGGCAGCCGAAGACAACCGGACCAACCAGCTGGTGTTCCGCAAGATGGTCAAAGAGTTGGACATCGAGCTGAAGTTTGCCAACAACGGTCTTGAAGCCGTCGAAGCCTTTGGCAGCTTCGAACCTGACCTGATCTTCATGGACATCTCGATGCCGAAAATGGATGGCAAGGAGGCGACGGGCGAAATTCGCAAGCTGGAAAACGGCGCTGCCCATCATGTGCCAATCGTAGCTTTGACCGCCCATGCTATGGACGGCGATTCCGAGGGGATCCTGGCCGCCGGTCTGGACTTTTACATGACCAAGCCACTGCGCAAGGGGCTTATTCACGAGCGCATTGCAGAGCATCAACCGGCAGATGCGCTGCCGGTCAACAAATCGGATGCGGATCAGGACTGA
- a CDS encoding putative glycolipid-binding domain-containing protein: MTQPLATAHWQRTVGEGTDRCTLSGVDQGWILMGYAVWRVDGVGSRLSYDVRCGPDWQSLSADVAGEVEGRQINLRLVRSAEGWLLNDVLQPGTGECTDLDLSFTPATNLLPIRRLGGVPGEQVTVQAAWLKPDLDEVARLDQIYERAPGGQVQYNSPSFSALLDVDASGFVTGYPDGWHGWVDEA; encoded by the coding sequence ATGACCCAACCCCTGGCCACGGCACATTGGCAGCGCACGGTTGGCGAAGGCACCGACCGTTGCACCCTGTCGGGCGTGGATCAGGGGTGGATTTTGATGGGCTACGCGGTGTGGCGGGTCGACGGAGTTGGCTCGCGCCTGAGCTATGATGTGCGCTGCGGTCCCGACTGGCAGAGCCTGTCTGCTGATGTCGCCGGAGAGGTTGAGGGACGCCAGATCAACCTGCGTCTGGTGCGCTCAGCCGAGGGCTGGCTGCTCAACGACGTGCTGCAACCGGGCACCGGTGAGTGCACCGATCTGGATCTGAGCTTCACCCCCGCAACCAACCTGTTGCCGATCCGTCGCCTTGGCGGGGTTCCGGGCGAACAGGTAACGGTGCAGGCCGCCTGGCTCAAGCCGGATCTGGATGAGGTCGCGCGGCTGGACCAGATCTATGAACGTGCACCCGGCGGGCAAGTGCAATACAACTCGCCAAGCTTTTCGGCCCTTCTGGACGTGGATGCGAGTGGCTTTGTCACCGGCTATCCGGACGGCTGGCACGGGTGGGTTGATGAGGCTTAG
- the recQ gene encoding DNA helicase RecQ gives MFDAAPLLRDVFGFDAFRPGQEEIVDAVTAGENVLAIMPTGGGKSLCFQLPALIREGVTVVISPLIALMRDQVRALQEAGVAAGALTSGNTPEETEAVWAALDAGELKLLYMAPERLASGAAMGMLRRIGVSLIAVDEAHCVSQWGHDFRPDYLRIGELRRALDVPLAAFTATADAETQDEIVEKLFDGVPPRAFLRGFDRPNIHLAFSAKDNPRRQIMEFAAARKGQSGIVYCGTRNKTETLSQALREAGHSACYYHGGMEAEDRRIVETRFAREDGLIVVATVAFGMGIDKPDIRWVAHADLPKSIEAYYQEIGRAGRDGGPAETLTLFGPDDIRLRRSQIDEGLAPPERRAADHARLNSLLGLAEALECRRKTLLGYFGEADVTCGKCDLCDTPADVFDGTTPVRMALSAILRTEEWFGSGHLIDILLGNETDKVRARRHDQLPTYGVGKEYSKPQWQAIFRQMMGHDLVRPDPERHGALRMTEIAKPILKGEADIRLRRDSIRKAARRPAVKAMVSDEDAPLLSALKAKRRALAEAAKVPAYVIFPDRTLIEMAERRPASLDQMARVAGVGAKKLERYGSLFLEVITGAIEELHPARRKLAVRDRGDIYDQLLEKQTELARGTGGIDKPLSCSASQLAKVAQLKPDDRHGLERVLGERRAERFGDAFLDVLRAAG, from the coding sequence ATGTTCGACGCCGCGCCGCTGTTGCGAGATGTCTTTGGATTCGACGCCTTCCGCCCCGGGCAGGAAGAGATCGTCGATGCCGTGACCGCAGGCGAAAACGTGCTGGCCATCATGCCCACGGGCGGCGGTAAATCCCTGTGTTTCCAGCTGCCTGCGCTGATACGCGAGGGGGTCACGGTGGTGATCTCTCCGCTGATTGCCCTGATGCGCGACCAGGTGCGCGCGCTACAAGAGGCGGGCGTGGCGGCCGGGGCGCTGACATCCGGCAACACACCCGAAGAGACCGAAGCGGTTTGGGCCGCGTTGGATGCGGGCGAGTTGAAATTGCTCTACATGGCGCCCGAACGTCTGGCCTCGGGTGCGGCTATGGGCATGCTGCGTCGGATCGGGGTCAGCCTGATCGCCGTGGACGAGGCGCACTGCGTCAGCCAATGGGGGCATGATTTCCGCCCCGATTACCTGCGCATCGGCGAGCTGCGCCGCGCCTTGGACGTGCCGCTGGCAGCCTTTACCGCAACGGCAGATGCGGAAACGCAGGACGAGATCGTCGAAAAGCTGTTCGACGGTGTCCCGCCGCGCGCCTTTTTGCGCGGGTTCGACCGGCCTAACATCCACCTCGCCTTTTCCGCCAAGGACAATCCCCGCCGCCAGATCATGGAATTTGCTGCCGCGCGCAAAGGGCAATCCGGCATCGTCTATTGCGGCACCCGCAACAAGACCGAGACCCTGTCGCAAGCCCTGCGCGAGGCCGGGCATTCCGCCTGCTACTATCACGGCGGGATGGAGGCCGAAGATCGCCGCATCGTGGAAACCCGATTTGCCCGCGAGGATGGGTTGATCGTGGTGGCGACCGTGGCCTTTGGCATGGGCATCGACAAACCGGACATCCGCTGGGTTGCGCACGCCGACCTGCCAAAGTCGATCGAGGCCTATTATCAGGAGATCGGCCGCGCCGGGCGCGATGGGGGACCTGCGGAAACGCTGACGCTCTTTGGCCCCGACGACATCCGCCTGCGCCGCTCGCAGATTGACGAGGGGTTGGCCCCGCCCGAACGCCGCGCGGCAGATCACGCCCGGCTGAATTCGCTGCTTGGCTTGGCTGAGGCGTTGGAATGCCGCCGCAAGACCCTGCTGGGGTATTTTGGCGAGGCGGATGTGACCTGCGGCAAATGCGATCTGTGTGACACGCCTGCCGATGTATTTGATGGCACCACGCCCGTGCGCATGGCGCTCTCGGCGATCCTGCGGACCGAAGAATGGTTCGGCTCGGGTCACCTGATCGACATTCTGCTGGGCAATGAAACAGACAAGGTCCGCGCCCGCCGTCACGATCAACTGCCCACCTACGGCGTGGGCAAAGAATACAGCAAGCCACAATGGCAGGCGATATTCCGGCAAATGATGGGGCATGATCTGGTGCGCCCGGACCCCGAACGCCACGGTGCGCTTCGCATGACCGAAATCGCCAAGCCGATCCTCAAGGGCGAGGCCGACATTCGCCTGCGCCGCGATTCCATCCGCAAGGCGGCCCGGCGGCCAGCGGTCAAGGCGATGGTCTCGGACGAGGATGCACCGCTGCTTTCCGCGCTCAAGGCCAAGCGTCGCGCACTGGCCGAGGCCGCCAAAGTGCCCGCTTATGTGATTTTCCCGGATCGCACCCTGATCGAAATGGCCGAGCGTCGCCCTGCTTCGCTGGATCAGATGGCGCGTGTCGCCGGCGTTGGAGCCAAGAAGCTGGAGCGCTATGGCTCACTCTTTCTTGAAGTGATCACCGGCGCGATTGAAGAGCTGCATCCGGCCCGGCGCAAGCTGGCGGTGCGGGATCGCGGTGATATCTATGATCAACTGCTTGAAAAGCAAACGGAATTGGCGCGCGGCACCGGTGGGATCGACAAGCCGCTCAGCTGCTCGGCCTCGCAATTGGCCAAGGTGGCACAGCTGAAACCTGATGATCGTCATGGGCTGGAACGGGTGCTGGGCGAACGCCGCGCGGAACGTTTTGGCGATGCCTTTCTGGACGTACTACGCGCTGCGGGCTAA
- a CDS encoding alpha-2-macroglobulin family protein, translated as MPRFVISLIAQFLSIFFFAGAAVAQNSVPDFRYVVTQDMDFYGADLDALFDTDLNSCVRACSANRQCAAFTFNTRSNSCFPKSGVSDQTPYEGAISAQKIATPAEATQRGAARMQALDVLQERDFSRAATLARDLGLRHRAGGRDIEAVLGAMRASTSDPVRALGWTGVALSLTDRSDLWGEYARRLLQIEPDARRRSEVRAMAISAALNGYLRSDTAGAQVTALELLSQALERSGRGRDMVSVLRVASEIQPREDILAALESAIAKYGFRVVDSTVESDAAAPRICVQFSEPLEKASVDYDPFVQLQTTTLSVQADDQQLCVDGVEHGERYRFTLRKGLPAASGETLHRDVTLTHYVRDRSPSVRFPGRSYVLPKTAEAALPIETVNLTQIDLRLRRVSDRNLLRAVQDGFFGRPLSQWQDQQFASEIAQEVWTGTADVTSELNRDMTARLPLAEAIAGQPAGIYALTARVPGADPYDDPGATQWFVLSDLGLRTVSGTDGLHVSVLGLGDAKPRAGVEVTMISKANAVLAKAATDANGTVRFDAGLTRGSGAAAPAMVFARQGDSDIGFLSLTDPAFDLSDRGVEGRPAPGPVDVFLTTDRGAYRAGEVINATVLARDTVAQAIDGVPMTAILSRPDGVEYLRRVSNGGVAGGHVFALPVDASVPRGSWRLDIKSDPKGAVLASQTVLVEDFLPERIDFDQSLPNAPLRPGDSVPLSIDARYLFGAPGSDLTTDGQVVIRTTQELAAYPGYRFGRYDSSVTAQSSYFGGERTDDQGKAQLSVDIPQIDAAGRPLEATVITRLADGSARPVERRLSAQVNPPTDVIGIKPLFEDVVAEGSEAAFQIVGLTPDLTPQPMRVRWTLNRVETRYQWYQLYGNWNWEPTTRRTRIATGEADLGSDPLTVSQPVDWGEYELVVERLDGTYTAAAFDFYAGWYQGGDSSVTPDRLELSLDKDSYAIGDTAQLRIVPRMGGTALIQVMSNEVIHRELVEVSAGDTRIPLTVTEEWGSGAYVTATVIRPMDVNAGQNPARALGLVHAMVEPEGRKLAVSIDTPEVVRPRQTQKVGVTVAGATEGDDVYLTLAAIDVGILNLTGFESPDPQGHYFGQRRLGVELRDVYGRLIDGMNGAMGQVRSGGDADNGMRMQSPPPTQDLMAVFSGTVKLGSDGKAEVEVPLPAFNGTVRLMAVAWSDRAVGQAEHDMLVRDPVVLTASLPRFLAPGDSSRMLLEAVHADGATGEMQLRITASNGVQMGDVPAAFALESGEKASFAIPIRAGGVGDPTIELALTTPDGVTLTQSLRMPVRANDPVVAQTRRFSLAGGDSFLFSDDVFAGLRQGSARAILSAGPLANFDAPGLLSTLDRYPYGCTEQITSQTMPLLYMSSVAQATGLGSGAKISAQIDAAISRVLTRQASNGAFGLWRAESGDFWLDAYVSDFLSRARAEGFVIPDRAFAQAMDNLRNRINYAPDFDFGGEDVAYALMVLAREGAASMGDLRYYADVKAEAFATPLAVAQLGAALAMYGDQTRADALFARSAGLFEEHGFGDNAYWRADYGTTQRDAAGLLALAAEAGSVTAQNAALISQVSQTSDRLSTQEAAWTLLAAQALIKSPEHAGLMVNGAPVSGPFVQVLQGAGSDSYNITAADGQTTEVTLTTLGVPEIAPPAGGTGYGITRQYYSMEGAPLERRSFAVGERFVTVLTVDPFEPSGARLMIDDPLPAGIEIDNPSLLQSGDVRSLDWLDLSEATHAEFRSDRFLAAVDMDNSEQVTVAYVARAVTPGEFHQPAAVVEDMYRPRYRARTQTGRVEVTP; from the coding sequence ATGCCACGCTTTGTCATCAGTCTAATTGCTCAATTTCTTTCGATTTTTTTCTTTGCCGGGGCGGCGGTTGCGCAAAACTCGGTGCCTGATTTTCGCTACGTGGTGACCCAGGACATGGATTTTTACGGCGCCGATCTGGATGCGCTGTTTGATACGGACCTGAATTCCTGCGTGCGGGCCTGCTCCGCCAACCGCCAATGTGCAGCGTTCACGTTCAACACGCGGTCAAATTCCTGCTTCCCCAAAAGTGGCGTCAGCGATCAGACCCCTTACGAAGGCGCGATTTCGGCGCAAAAGATCGCGACGCCCGCAGAAGCCACACAGCGTGGGGCGGCGCGTATGCAGGCGCTTGATGTTCTGCAAGAGCGCGATTTTTCGCGGGCTGCGACCCTGGCGCGTGATCTGGGCTTGCGGCATCGCGCCGGCGGCCGCGATATCGAGGCGGTTTTGGGGGCCATGCGTGCCTCGACTTCGGATCCGGTTCGGGCTTTGGGCTGGACCGGGGTGGCGCTGTCACTGACCGACCGTTCCGATCTGTGGGGCGAATACGCCCGCCGTCTGTTGCAAATCGAACCGGACGCGCGACGCCGATCCGAGGTGCGCGCGATGGCGATTTCCGCCGCGCTGAACGGTTATTTGCGCTCTGACACCGCCGGTGCTCAAGTGACAGCGCTTGAGCTTTTGTCACAGGCATTGGAGCGCTCCGGTAGGGGGCGCGACATGGTGTCCGTCCTGCGGGTCGCCTCTGAAATCCAACCGCGTGAGGACATTCTGGCGGCCTTGGAAAGTGCGATCGCGAAATATGGGTTCCGCGTGGTCGACAGCACCGTTGAAAGCGACGCCGCCGCCCCGCGGATCTGCGTTCAGTTTTCCGAACCGCTCGAAAAAGCCAGCGTAGACTACGACCCCTTTGTGCAATTGCAGACCACGACCCTGTCAGTACAGGCCGATGATCAGCAGCTGTGCGTCGACGGTGTCGAACATGGCGAGCGGTACCGGTTTACCCTGCGCAAAGGGCTGCCCGCCGCATCCGGAGAAACGCTGCATCGCGACGTGACACTGACCCATTATGTGCGCGATCGGTCGCCCTCGGTCCGGTTCCCGGGGCGGTCTTATGTGCTGCCCAAAACAGCCGAAGCCGCGCTGCCGATTGAAACCGTGAACCTGACCCAGATCGACCTGCGCCTGCGCCGGGTCAGTGACCGCAACCTGCTGCGCGCGGTGCAGGACGGGTTCTTTGGCCGTCCGCTCAGTCAATGGCAGGACCAGCAATTCGCGTCCGAGATCGCGCAAGAGGTCTGGACGGGCACAGCGGATGTGACCAGCGAGCTGAATCGCGACATGACGGCCCGCCTGCCTTTGGCCGAGGCCATTGCCGGACAACCCGCTGGCATTTATGCGCTGACAGCGCGTGTTCCGGGGGCCGATCCTTATGACGATCCAGGCGCGACCCAGTGGTTTGTCCTGTCTGATCTGGGCCTGCGCACGGTGTCTGGCACCGACGGTTTGCATGTTTCGGTCCTGGGTCTGGGCGATGCCAAGCCGCGCGCGGGGGTCGAGGTCACGATGATCTCGAAAGCCAATGCGGTTCTGGCAAAGGCTGCAACTGACGCGAATGGCACTGTGCGCTTTGACGCGGGCCTGACACGGGGGAGCGGGGCTGCTGCACCCGCGATGGTCTTTGCCCGCCAAGGCGACAGCGACATCGGCTTCCTGTCGCTTACCGATCCAGCGTTTGATCTGTCTGATCGCGGGGTCGAGGGGCGGCCCGCGCCCGGCCCGGTCGATGTCTTCCTGACCACCGATCGCGGTGCATACCGCGCGGGCGAAGTGATCAATGCCACCGTTTTGGCCCGCGACACCGTCGCACAGGCCATCGACGGTGTGCCGATGACCGCGATCCTCAGCCGACCGGACGGGGTGGAATACCTGCGCCGCGTGTCCAACGGGGGCGTTGCGGGCGGCCATGTCTTTGCTCTGCCGGTGGACGCCAGCGTGCCGCGTGGGTCCTGGCGACTGGATATCAAGAGCGACCCCAAAGGCGCAGTTCTGGCCAGCCAGACCGTGCTGGTCGAGGATTTCCTGCCCGAACGCATCGACTTTGACCAAAGCCTGCCAAACGCGCCCCTGCGTCCCGGTGACAGCGTGCCGCTCAGCATTGACGCGCGCTATTTGTTTGGCGCACCGGGGTCCGATCTGACCACCGACGGGCAGGTTGTGATCCGCACCACGCAAGAGCTTGCGGCCTATCCCGGCTATCGCTTTGGCCGCTATGACAGCTCGGTCACCGCGCAAAGCAGCTATTTCGGCGGCGAACGCACGGATGACCAAGGCAAGGCGCAGCTGTCTGTGGACATCCCCCAGATCGACGCCGCCGGTCGCCCGCTGGAGGCAACCGTGATCACCCGGCTTGCCGATGGCTCGGCCCGCCCGGTGGAACGTCGCCTGAGCGCGCAGGTCAACCCACCCACGGATGTGATCGGCATCAAACCGTTGTTCGAGGATGTCGTGGCCGAAGGGTCCGAAGCCGCGTTTCAGATCGTCGGTCTGACACCGGATCTGACACCACAACCGATGCGCGTGCGCTGGACCTTGAACCGGGTCGAGACACGCTACCAGTGGTATCAGCTGTACGGCAACTGGAACTGGGAGCCGACCACCCGCCGCACCCGCATTGCGACGGGTGAGGCTGATTTGGGCAGCGACCCTCTGACGGTGTCGCAGCCCGTGGATTGGGGCGAGTACGAGCTGGTCGTTGAACGTCTTGATGGCACCTACACCGCAGCTGCATTCGATTTCTATGCTGGATGGTATCAGGGTGGGGATTCCTCGGTCACACCCGACCGGTTGGAACTGTCGCTGGACAAGGACAGCTACGCCATCGGCGACACCGCGCAACTGCGGATCGTGCCCCGCATGGGCGGGACTGCCTTGATCCAGGTGATGTCGAACGAGGTGATCCACCGCGAGTTGGTCGAGGTCTCCGCAGGCGACACGCGCATCCCCCTGACCGTGACCGAGGAGTGGGGCAGCGGCGCCTATGTCACTGCCACCGTAATCCGCCCGATGGACGTGAACGCAGGCCAGAACCCAGCCCGTGCGCTTGGGTTGGTGCATGCAATGGTCGAACCTGAGGGCCGCAAGCTGGCGGTCTCTATCGACACGCCCGAAGTTGTACGGCCCCGTCAGACGCAAAAGGTTGGTGTCACGGTCGCAGGTGCGACTGAAGGGGACGACGTCTATCTGACGCTCGCCGCGATTGACGTGGGTATCCTGAACCTGACCGGGTTTGAAAGCCCCGATCCCCAAGGCCACTACTTTGGCCAGCGGCGTTTGGGTGTGGAATTGCGTGACGTCTACGGCCGTCTGATCGACGGCATGAACGGGGCTATGGGCCAGGTGCGTTCGGGCGGGGACGCGGACAACGGCATGCGGATGCAATCGCCGCCACCCACGCAGGACCTGATGGCCGTGTTCAGCGGTACGGTGAAACTCGGGTCTGATGGCAAAGCCGAGGTCGAAGTACCGCTGCCTGCCTTCAACGGCACGGTTCGCCTGATGGCTGTGGCTTGGTCTGATCGAGCGGTGGGCCAGGCCGAGCATGACATGCTGGTGCGCGACCCGGTGGTCCTGACGGCCAGTCTGCCGCGCTTCCTGGCGCCAGGGGACAGCAGCCGCATGCTGCTCGAGGCCGTGCATGCCGATGGCGCAACCGGAGAGATGCAGCTGCGTATCACCGCTTCGAACGGCGTGCAGATGGGTGACGTTCCCGCTGCTTTTGCACTGGAAAGCGGCGAGAAGGCATCCTTTGCCATCCCGATCCGTGCCGGTGGCGTGGGCGATCCAACCATCGAACTTGCCCTGACCACCCCCGATGGCGTGACGCTGACGCAATCCCTGCGGATGCCGGTGCGCGCCAATGATCCTGTGGTGGCACAGACCCGCCGGTTTTCGCTGGCCGGTGGCGACAGTTTCTTGTTCTCTGACGATGTCTTTGCCGGTCTGCGCCAAGGATCGGCGCGCGCCATCCTGTCGGCTGGCCCCTTGGCCAACTTCGATGCACCGGGGCTGTTGAGCACGCTGGACCGCTACCCCTATGGCTGTACCGAACAGATCACGTCGCAGACCATGCCTTTGCTGTACATGTCGTCGGTGGCACAGGCCACGGGCCTCGGCAGTGGAGCGAAGATTTCGGCCCAGATCGACGCGGCGATTTCGCGCGTGCTGACACGGCAGGCGTCGAACGGGGCCTTTGGCCTGTGGCGTGCCGAAAGCGGAGATTTCTGGCTCGACGCCTATGTCTCGGATTTCCTGAGCCGCGCGCGGGCCGAGGGGTTTGTGATCCCCGACCGCGCCTTTGCGCAAGCGATGGACAACCTGCGCAACCGCATCAACTATGCCCCCGATTTCGATTTCGGGGGCGAGGATGTGGCCTATGCCCTGATGGTGTTGGCGCGCGAGGGGGCGGCGTCGATGGGCGATCTGCGCTATTATGCGGATGTAAAGGCCGAGGCTTTTGCCACCCCGTTGGCAGTCGCGCAGCTTGGGGCGGCTTTGGCGATGTACGGTGATCAGACGCGGGCCGATGCCTTGTTCGCGCGCTCTGCTGGCCTGTTCGAAGAGCACGGGTTCGGGGACAACGCCTATTGGCGCGCGGACTACGGCACCACGCAACGCGATGCGGCAGGCCTGCTGGCGCTTGCAGCCGAGGCAGGCAGCGTGACGGCACAGAATGCCGCTTTGATCAGCCAGGTCAGCCAGACCAGTGACCGCCTGTCCACGCAAGAGGCCGCGTGGACCCTGCTGGCCGCGCAGGCGCTGATCAAATCGCCCGAACACGCCGGACTGATGGTCAACGGCGCGCCGGTATCGGGGCCGTTTGTGCAAGTGCTGCAAGGCGCGGGCAGTGACAGCTACAACATCACCGCCGCCGATGGCCAAACGACCGAGGTGACACTAACCACCCTTGGTGTACCTGAAATTGCACCTCCTGCGGGTGGCACGGGCTATGGCATCACGCGGCAGTATTACTCGATGGAGGGCGCACCGCTGGAGCGTCGCAGTTTTGCCGTGGGCGAACGTTTTGTCACGGTTCTGACAGTTGATCCGTTCGAACCCTCGGGCGCGCGGCTGATGATTGACGATCCCCTGCCCGCCGGGATCGAGATCGACAATCCCAGCCTGCTGCAATCAGGCGATGTACGCTCGCTTGATTGGCTGGACCTGTCCGAAGCGACACATGCCGAATTCCGCTCGGACCGGTTCCTGGCGGCTGTCGACATGGACAACAGCGAGCAGGTGACGGTGGCCTATGTGGCGCGCGCCGTGACACCCGGCGAGTTCCATCAGCCAGCGGCGGTGGTCGAAGACATGTACCGCCCCCGCTACCGGGCCCGGACACAGACGGGGCGGGTTGAGGTCACGCCATGA